A DNA window from Actinokineospora baliensis contains the following coding sequences:
- a CDS encoding fibronectin type III domain-containing protein, with translation MRTRRMAAAVVVAVGVAVVTAVPAVAQVMSVEVTGQCADPVVGSVRVAASADVENPALISPGAEMRRITGAATLPAAAVDALIARGATTIEGQVSLKVAVTGTYSVQGVNTLHMTKAPLVPGQDLTLPVVGYTAPVYSSYLVGTNYVDVTGLSLNLSARRADTSQVVRGGLNTQCTLAEPRRWMTIRTDSIIAEYHPAPRNLKFTNVTTDSITVSWDPTRGLMGPPLGYDILVDEVATVRVIGPSNTTGTITGLKPNTTYYVRVKAIDMGGERRSEVFPIRTKDFFAYHYFDVSGAIGIRGTHVDILGEQTTKLELAPSTHTSNLTFAPTQARLGTYGSARVEFTPVAPATGTYQAGVFTVTTRQKVTVPRITIGNRTYLTPNCSTVVSLPLTSGPDFKFNGTPNRLNGSLTIPPFRNCGQVTSTLNQWVSGTSTAEFDLTTYAD, from the coding sequence GTGCGCACAAGGAGAATGGCCGCCGCTGTGGTGGTGGCGGTTGGTGTGGCGGTGGTGACCGCGGTCCCGGCGGTCGCCCAGGTGATGTCGGTGGAGGTGACCGGGCAGTGCGCCGATCCTGTGGTGGGGTCGGTGCGGGTGGCCGCGAGCGCCGATGTGGAGAACCCGGCGCTGATCAGCCCCGGGGCGGAGATGCGGCGGATCACCGGTGCCGCGACCCTGCCCGCCGCGGCGGTTGACGCGTTGATCGCGCGTGGTGCCACCACGATCGAGGGGCAGGTGAGCCTGAAGGTCGCGGTCACCGGCACCTACAGCGTCCAGGGGGTCAACACGCTGCACATGACCAAGGCCCCGCTGGTCCCTGGCCAGGACCTGACCCTCCCCGTCGTCGGGTACACCGCCCCGGTGTACTCCAGCTACCTCGTCGGCACCAACTACGTCGACGTCACCGGCCTGTCGCTCAACCTCTCGGCGCGCCGCGCCGACACCTCCCAGGTCGTCCGGGGAGGTCTCAACACCCAGTGCACGCTGGCCGAGCCGCGCCGCTGGATGACCATCCGCACCGACAGCATCATCGCCGAATACCACCCGGCGCCGCGCAACTTGAAGTTCACCAACGTCACCACCGACAGCATCACCGTGTCGTGGGATCCCACCCGCGGTCTGATGGGCCCGCCCCTGGGGTATGACATCCTGGTCGACGAGGTCGCCACCGTCCGGGTCATCGGCCCGTCGAACACCACGGGCACCATCACCGGCCTCAAGCCCAACACGACCTACTACGTGCGCGTGAAGGCCATCGACATGGGTGGTGAGCGGCGCAGTGAGGTCTTCCCGATCCGCACCAAGGACTTCTTCGCCTACCACTACTTCGACGTCAGCGGCGCGATCGGCATTAGAGGCACGCACGTCGACATCTTGGGTGAGCAGACGACCAAGCTCGAGTTGGCACCTTCCACGCACACCTCGAACCTGACTTTCGCGCCCACCCAGGCCCGCCTCGGCACGTACGGCAGCGCGCGCGTCGAGTTCACCCCGGTCGCACCCGCCACCGGCACCTACCAGGCGGGCGTCTTCACGGTGACGACCCGCCAGAAGGTCACCGTCCCGCGGATCACCATCGGCAACCGCACCTACCTCACGCCGAACTGCTCGACGGTGGTGTCCCTGCCGCTGACCTCCGGGCCGGACTTCAAGTTCAACGGAACGCCCAACCGGCTCAACGGCAGCCTCACCATCCCGCCGTTCCGCAACTGCGGCCAGGTCACCAGCACGCTCAACCAGTGGGTGTCGGGCACCAGCACCGCGGAGTTCGACCTCACCACCTACGCGGACTAG
- a CDS encoding S1 family peptidase, protein MSFSVKKSLIAAAAASALVPLGFAVSGSATAAQEQQPRYQPEMVSVLAKTLGVDEKGAVARLDKEADQQQRLDGLTRSGVRVDGAFVDGNGNLTVNTADAGVAAKVRQAGLTVRTPARGEAALNKVQAQLDQIASRQVPSGVAAWSVDLAGDVVKVEVTNAASPQAKAFLAEAARFGSAVRVENTATTLQAQATVYPGSKMNINGGSGYCSVGFGARNSSGVQYLVTAGHCVAGLPSLHFNGAAFAKGTNTRYALGSNSVDMGVAKINSGNSIATQVGTWGAQGTIAVRGGTKAAVGASICKSGATTGWTCGTIKAYNVTVTYTDPNGGPNTVVRGLGSSTVCTMGGDSGGAYISGNQAQGMTSGGPTGQQCTFNGGNQSGKSSYFQPLSDALSYYGLTLNVG, encoded by the coding sequence ATGTCGTTCAGCGTGAAGAAATCGCTCATCGCCGCTGCGGCGGCTTCGGCGTTGGTTCCGTTGGGGTTCGCGGTGAGCGGGTCGGCGACGGCGGCGCAAGAGCAGCAGCCTAGGTACCAGCCGGAGATGGTTTCGGTGTTGGCGAAGACGTTGGGGGTGGATGAGAAGGGGGCGGTCGCTCGGTTGGACAAGGAGGCCGACCAGCAGCAGCGGCTCGACGGGTTGACCCGGAGTGGTGTGCGGGTTGACGGCGCTTTTGTGGACGGGAACGGGAACCTGACCGTCAACACCGCGGACGCGGGGGTGGCGGCGAAGGTCAGGCAGGCCGGGTTGACCGTGCGCACGCCCGCTCGGGGCGAGGCCGCGCTGAACAAGGTCCAGGCGCAGCTCGACCAGATCGCGTCGCGGCAGGTGCCCAGCGGTGTCGCGGCGTGGAGCGTCGACCTGGCGGGTGACGTGGTGAAGGTGGAGGTGACCAACGCGGCGAGCCCGCAGGCCAAGGCGTTCCTGGCCGAGGCGGCCCGGTTCGGGTCGGCGGTGCGGGTGGAGAACACCGCGACGACCCTGCAGGCGCAGGCGACGGTGTACCCGGGCAGCAAGATGAACATCAACGGCGGCAGCGGCTACTGCTCGGTGGGCTTCGGCGCGCGCAACTCCTCCGGGGTGCAGTACCTGGTCACCGCGGGCCACTGCGTCGCGGGTCTGCCGTCTCTGCACTTCAACGGCGCCGCGTTCGCGAAGGGCACCAACACCCGCTACGCGCTCGGCAGCAACAGCGTGGACATGGGTGTCGCCAAGATCAACTCGGGCAACTCCATCGCGACGCAGGTCGGCACCTGGGGCGCCCAGGGCACCATCGCGGTGCGCGGCGGCACCAAGGCGGCCGTCGGCGCCTCGATCTGCAAGTCCGGCGCCACCACCGGCTGGACCTGCGGCACCATCAAGGCCTACAACGTCACGGTCACCTACACCGACCCCAACGGCGGCCCGAACACCGTGGTCCGCGGCCTGGGCAGCTCCACGGTCTGCACCATGGGCGGTGACAGCGGCGGCGCCTACATCTCCGGCAACCAGGCCCAGGGCATGACCTCCGGCGGCCCCACCGGCCAGCAGTGCACCTTCAACGGCGGCAACCAGAGCGGCAAGTCCTCGTACTTCCAGCCGCTGAGCGACGCCCTGTCCTACTACGGCCTCACCCTCAACGTCGGCTGA
- a CDS encoding helix-turn-helix domain-containing protein: MTRFPPPESTEDRRRPGRDEETFGAALRAAITRRDLTLDRIRSRLAARGVDISLATLSYWQQGRSRPERPKSLRALRELETILNLRPNALFDLLDPPKPRGRPLTAGKVTGRHLYGEDSPMRRLLGTSFEQFNEGIVVLTMTETCTVDATRSLRRISTTQVLRAVQDDQDRFLYVHGVDEGDVMPSEVRVHSGRLGDVRVDHEAGFLAAEIRFDRALAKNETVVVEYDTVLGESAVPSRAHEHRFRTPVHAFLLRVRFDPTDPPTRCVGFYRPTVPAAAKQRQRLLPDATHTVHTFIPKCAPGVYGMSWRWE, translated from the coding sequence GTGACCCGGTTCCCGCCCCCCGAGAGCACCGAGGACCGCCGCCGACCAGGTCGGGACGAGGAGACCTTCGGTGCGGCGCTGCGGGCCGCGATCACCCGGCGGGACCTGACCCTCGACCGGATCCGCAGCAGGCTGGCCGCGCGCGGCGTCGACATCAGCCTCGCCACCCTCAGCTACTGGCAGCAGGGCCGCAGCCGCCCGGAGCGGCCCAAGTCGCTGCGCGCGCTGCGGGAGTTGGAAACGATCCTCAACCTGCGGCCGAACGCGCTGTTCGACCTGCTCGACCCGCCCAAGCCGCGCGGTCGCCCGCTGACCGCGGGCAAGGTCACTGGCCGTCACCTCTACGGCGAGGACTCACCCATGCGGCGGCTGCTGGGTACCTCGTTCGAGCAGTTCAACGAGGGCATCGTCGTGCTGACCATGACCGAGACCTGCACCGTCGACGCGACCAGGTCGCTGCGTCGCATCTCCACCACACAGGTGCTGCGCGCGGTGCAGGACGACCAGGACCGGTTCCTGTACGTGCACGGCGTCGACGAGGGCGACGTCATGCCCTCGGAGGTCCGGGTGCACTCGGGCAGGCTCGGCGACGTCCGGGTCGACCACGAGGCGGGCTTCCTCGCCGCGGAGATCCGCTTCGACCGGGCCCTGGCCAAGAACGAGACGGTGGTCGTCGAGTACGACACCGTCCTCGGTGAGAGCGCGGTCCCCTCCCGGGCGCACGAGCACCGCTTCCGCACCCCCGTGCACGCGTTCCTGCTGCGCGTCCGGTTCGACCCCACCGACCCACCCACCCGCTGCGTCGGCTTCTACCGCCCCACCGTCCCCGCCGCCGCCAAACAACGCCAGCGCCTGCTCCCCGACGCCACCCACACCGTGCACACCTTCATCCCCAAGTGCGCCCCCGGCGTCTACGGGATGTCCTGGCGCTGGGAGTGA
- a CDS encoding S8 family peptidase — translation MSIYFRAKLATAAVAAAAVTTALASPAQAAEGQVRAASGTAVTGSYVVVFKDGTVHAAAADHATRYGGTVTHTYSTVLSGYSAKLSDRAARRIAADPSVAYVAQDEVVGIQGTQANPPWGLDRIDQRNLPLSKSYTYPDNGGSGVTAYVVDTGVRISHSEFGGRARNGFDAVDNDTVAQDGHGHGTHVAGIVGGRTYGVAKQVSIVAVRVLGNNGSGNISGVVAGIDWVAKDAAGKKAVANLSLGGGTNATVDTAVQKAIRAGVTFVVAAGNSNADAAGFSPARVPEAITVAASDNTDRRASFSNYGNGVDLFGPGVDIKSAWRTSDTATDTVSGTSQATPHVAGAAALYLTGRTATPAQVRDALVAAATKNKITDPRSPNNLVYTGA, via the coding sequence ATGTCCATTTATTTCCGCGCGAAACTCGCCACCGCCGCGGTCGCCGCCGCGGCGGTCACCACAGCGCTCGCGTCACCGGCGCAGGCGGCAGAAGGCCAGGTCAGGGCCGCGTCCGGCACCGCGGTGACCGGCTCGTACGTCGTGGTGTTCAAGGACGGCACCGTGCACGCGGCGGCCGCTGACCACGCCACGCGCTACGGCGGAACCGTGACCCACACCTATTCCACGGTGTTGTCCGGGTACTCCGCGAAGCTGTCCGATCGGGCCGCGCGCCGAATCGCCGCCGACCCATCGGTGGCTTATGTCGCGCAGGACGAGGTGGTCGGCATCCAGGGCACCCAGGCCAACCCGCCGTGGGGCCTCGACCGCATCGACCAGCGGAACCTACCGCTGAGCAAGTCCTACACCTACCCGGACAACGGCGGCAGCGGCGTCACCGCGTACGTCGTGGACACCGGTGTGCGGATCAGCCACTCCGAGTTCGGCGGACGGGCGCGCAACGGGTTCGACGCGGTCGACAACGACACCGTCGCGCAGGACGGCCACGGGCACGGCACGCACGTGGCGGGCATCGTCGGCGGCCGCACCTACGGCGTGGCCAAGCAGGTCAGCATCGTCGCGGTGCGGGTGCTCGGCAACAACGGCAGCGGCAACATCTCCGGTGTCGTCGCGGGCATCGACTGGGTCGCCAAGGACGCGGCGGGCAAGAAGGCCGTGGCGAACCTGAGCCTCGGCGGCGGCACCAACGCCACCGTCGACACCGCGGTGCAGAAGGCGATCCGAGCGGGCGTCACCTTCGTCGTCGCCGCGGGCAACTCCAACGCCGACGCCGCAGGCTTCTCCCCCGCCCGGGTCCCGGAAGCGATCACCGTCGCCGCCTCCGACAACACCGACCGCCGGGCGTCCTTCTCCAACTACGGCAACGGCGTAGACCTCTTCGGCCCCGGCGTCGACATCAAGTCGGCCTGGCGCACCTCCGACACCGCCACCGACACGGTCAGCGGCACCTCCCAGGCCACCCCCCACGTAGCGGGCGCCGCCGCCCTCTACCTGACCGGCCGCACCGCCACCCCCGCCCAAGTCCGCGACGCCCTGGTCGCCGCGGCCACGAAGAACAAGATCACCGACCCGCGCAGCCCCAACAACCTCGTCTACACCGGGGCCTGA
- a CDS encoding DUF397 domain-containing protein: protein MGPGKRGHRRGTTMREMSSWRRSTRSLGGNCVEIARATNRVLVRDSKNPRQILDIPAPPAEFFLHHLGCGVA, encoded by the coding sequence ATGGGTCCCGGGAAAAGGGGACACCGAAGGGGAACAACCATGCGAGAGATGTCATCCTGGCGGCGCAGCACGCGTTCTCTGGGCGGGAACTGCGTCGAAATCGCGCGCGCGACCAATCGAGTCCTGGTACGCGACTCGAAGAATCCACGACAAATACTGGACATTCCCGCACCCCCGGCGGAATTCTTTCTCCACCACCTCGGGTGCGGAGTCGCGTAA
- a CDS encoding helix-turn-helix domain-containing protein, with product MTDGRAELRPLVLRHWLAEYLGAARTTAGMNQAAAAAALGWSVSKLNRVETAAVGIQMTDAKALLDLYGVTDPDTVERVLAMARRARRRDPFAPYRKHFSEAYDLLTAYEASASEIWSVDTVVLPGLLQTHGYAHALLSVRHSDEPFDALLRARMVRQRLLDDGPKSTFVLDEALLHRRIGGPQVFLAQLERLHELASRPDLDVLVLPFTASAHLGLWEPFMVIEIPGSPLAEEPNEVVVYRESGDSEHLLRGPDQQIKTYRDGYTAAAAQSLGAVESLALIAELRDRLAVELAR from the coding sequence ATGACCGACGGCCGGGCCGAGCTCCGGCCGCTGGTGCTGCGGCACTGGCTGGCGGAGTACCTGGGTGCGGCGCGGACCACGGCCGGGATGAACCAGGCCGCGGCCGCCGCCGCGCTTGGCTGGTCGGTGAGCAAGCTCAACCGGGTCGAAACCGCCGCCGTCGGCATCCAGATGACCGACGCCAAAGCGCTGCTGGACCTCTACGGCGTCACCGACCCCGACACCGTCGAACGCGTGCTGGCGATGGCCCGCCGGGCCAGGCGGCGCGATCCGTTCGCGCCCTACCGCAAGCACTTCAGCGAGGCCTACGACCTGCTCACCGCCTACGAGGCCTCGGCGTCGGAGATCTGGTCGGTGGACACCGTGGTGCTGCCCGGCCTGCTGCAGACCCACGGCTACGCGCACGCCCTGCTCTCGGTCCGGCACTCCGACGAGCCGTTCGACGCCCTGCTGCGCGCGCGCATGGTGCGCCAGCGGCTGCTCGACGACGGCCCGAAGTCGACCTTCGTGCTGGACGAGGCGCTGCTGCACCGCCGGATCGGCGGGCCCCAGGTGTTCCTGGCGCAGTTGGAGCGGCTGCACGAACTGGCCAGCAGGCCGGACCTGGACGTGCTGGTGTTGCCGTTCACCGCCAGCGCGCACCTGGGCCTGTGGGAGCCGTTCATGGTGATCGAGATCCCCGGCTCGCCGCTGGCGGAGGAGCCCAACGAGGTCGTGGTCTACCGCGAGTCCGGCGACAGCGAGCACCTGCTGCGCGGCCCCGACCAACAGATCAAGACCTACCGCGACGGCTACACCGCGGCCGCGGCGCAGTCGTTGGGCGCGGTGGAGTCGCTGGCGCTGATCGCCGAACTGCGCGACCGACTGGCTGTCGAACTCGCCAGGTGA
- a CDS encoding YceI family protein produces MTGHGIPPGTYAIDPSRSAVRFRTRHVFGLLPVTGSFPLTEGRVTVAESAAGSTATVNRFDFGVTALPGMTGRVLHFTLEVTTVRD; encoded by the coding sequence ATGACCGGCCACGGAATCCCGCCGGGGACCTACGCCATCGACCCGAGCCGATCCGCGGTCCGGTTCCGCACCAGGCACGTCTTCGGCCTGTTGCCGGTCACCGGGTCCTTCCCGCTCACCGAGGGCCGCGTCACCGTCGCCGAGTCCGCCGCGGGCTCCACCGCCACGGTCAACCGGTTCGACTTCGGTGTGACCGCCTTGCCCGGCATGACCGGCCGCGTTCTGCACTTCACCCTCGAGGTGACCACGGTTCGCGACTGA
- a CDS encoding galactose-binding domain-containing protein — protein MRFPAKRHIPAALALAGLTLLAVLTPSATATPDPTTSGAARASGTTTPTTPSPRPPCPSTSTTYTTYTTTPTPTTPTTAPPSPMLTSWPTFPSQPPRPGVNFALEGWAQSSSASPGYEAGRVNDNNTSSEFGCAHSWTNDQGRSPTTNPEWVQVRWALPQQVSRVVVITTDGYQLRDFDVQVLNQNEQWWDTVASVNYNTQSTVTAWFPTRPTRGVRVLAKVGPSHAPQYTRVNELQVFLY, from the coding sequence GTGCGATTCCCCGCGAAGAGACACATCCCGGCCGCGCTCGCGCTCGCCGGTCTCACCCTGCTCGCGGTGCTGACCCCGTCCGCGACCGCCACCCCAGACCCGACGACCTCCGGCGCCGCGCGCGCCTCCGGGACCACGACGCCCACGACACCGAGCCCGCGCCCGCCCTGCCCCTCGACCAGCACGACGTACACCACCTACACCACCACTCCAACACCAACCACCCCAACGACCGCGCCGCCGTCACCGATGCTGACGAGCTGGCCGACGTTCCCCTCCCAGCCGCCGCGGCCGGGGGTGAACTTCGCCCTGGAGGGCTGGGCGCAGAGTTCGTCCGCCTCCCCCGGGTACGAGGCGGGCAGGGTGAACGACAACAACACCAGCTCCGAGTTCGGTTGTGCGCACAGCTGGACCAACGACCAGGGCCGCTCGCCCACCACGAACCCCGAGTGGGTGCAGGTCCGCTGGGCGCTACCGCAGCAGGTCAGCCGGGTCGTTGTGATCACCACCGACGGGTACCAGCTGCGGGACTTCGACGTGCAGGTGCTCAACCAGAACGAGCAGTGGTGGGACACCGTCGCGTCCGTCAACTACAACACGCAGAGCACGGTCACCGCGTGGTTCCCCACCAGGCCCACCCGGGGCGTGCGGGTCCTGGCCAAGGTCGGTCCGTCGCACGCTCCGCAGTACACCAGGGTGAACGAACTCCAGGTGTTCCTCTACTGA
- a CDS encoding NACHT domain-containing protein: MADARNEITGGHFTGPVVQAGRIDKVVFGGEPVDHPPLRGWDPLPEITPALVDLLEAQREAVDTLPYRLLGVRRPELAKVYVQQRIRVREEPDTTGRGYPAASGDGTERPVSAGEALDRGGHLVITGEPGAGKSTLGNMYVQQICDCWLGVEGAQPPLSEPVLPLRIPARVLAEDRSWSDLLAAGVEDAVGRLLTSAPDPALFAKRAFGARWLVFIDGLDEIADRATREQVVRAITARMRRSEHYRIVVTTRPLPDAEMAPFDQVGADSYTIQPFGALELAEFANAWFRAQSALTARARAEAFVSQVSGGRLRELVRNPLLATITAIAHTLEPHRELPRSTASLYQRFMDYLLTDETSGRRTRDELRRTLEHTPDRLALAIWMDDHRVDLIEALAVVRLDTDTPLWDAARDWVLANQTAVPRPPADWEEDMRAVLASSGVFVRTEDTLRFSHQSFAEFIAARNHARAIDPAFTAMDDWIERGLRPSTQDYALFTFVLWGSQGNDLTLVLRELLAKGTDHVVLAGKLLTGDLPVDRDITTEIVDRLVDALLLSRLAEDPQRLMAKLRGVLAAIGVHQDVVVQRLRRVRENTDLVPYIRIEAVVAVGVLDDRDAALAWLEDQAIGAEPDVLLHICAGIEALEADSGPRIERLVTRLASGSAPDYVVTMAHIAMLADAERTAAAAELATELVAAIRADPRTAADPDVVPRRSSAEPGVLRFRDSWADWVIDTGTHTWAGLAELLGRVGLSEDAAWAARNALAVDSTADEFAEAARVLLAAQGRDAVALLVESAATRPAAHVLGCAEAIREHSPEDAAALARSCLNHSVDVAEMRQAVALVLAAGTAPESLVAEVLAWPLSLEHRMFFGDALATRGQAALARPFLRDLIAEPSMTKYDYWWAVRTLLKVGDESDRAIVLEDALGRSPALIAQAAPLLHREGMSDQAADLVRRVVDGKPEPRVLLEAHLDFGSDAPERTRADLLDAVLAQLHLCSCDELRKLAAGLHEDGRHDEAAGVFRKALGYAMNIEDSALADIAESWLEVYGVRGADELVVEVLKRDLPAQLRLDVARQVAEFGLLPQAVRLWTDIAVHHGHQAGSGIAAAELLVRTGHRSTVDEALADMLAQGGFSAAARTRLGAVRAWVAATAQDPGGGEPTRGRADQ, encoded by the coding sequence ATGGCGGACGCGCGCAACGAGATCACCGGTGGCCACTTCACCGGACCGGTCGTGCAGGCAGGCCGGATCGACAAGGTCGTCTTCGGCGGCGAGCCGGTCGACCACCCGCCACTGCGCGGGTGGGATCCCCTGCCGGAGATCACGCCCGCCCTGGTCGACCTGCTCGAAGCCCAGCGCGAGGCCGTCGACACCTTGCCGTACCGGCTGCTCGGGGTGCGCCGCCCCGAGTTGGCGAAGGTGTACGTGCAGCAGCGCATCCGGGTCCGCGAAGAACCCGACACCACCGGCCGGGGCTATCCCGCCGCGTCCGGGGACGGCACCGAGCGGCCCGTGTCCGCGGGCGAGGCGCTCGACCGCGGCGGCCACCTGGTCATCACCGGCGAACCCGGCGCGGGCAAGTCGACGCTGGGCAACATGTACGTGCAGCAGATCTGCGACTGCTGGCTCGGCGTGGAGGGCGCGCAGCCGCCGCTGAGCGAACCGGTGCTGCCGCTGCGGATCCCGGCCCGCGTCCTGGCCGAGGACCGGTCGTGGAGCGACCTGCTCGCCGCCGGGGTCGAGGACGCCGTCGGGCGGTTGCTCACCAGCGCGCCGGACCCGGCCCTGTTCGCCAAGCGCGCGTTCGGCGCCCGCTGGCTGGTGTTCATCGACGGGCTGGACGAGATCGCCGACCGCGCCACCCGGGAGCAGGTCGTGCGCGCCATCACCGCCCGCATGCGCCGCTCCGAGCACTACCGGATCGTGGTCACCACCCGCCCGCTGCCCGACGCCGAGATGGCCCCCTTCGACCAGGTCGGCGCCGACTCGTACACCATCCAGCCGTTCGGTGCGCTGGAGCTGGCCGAGTTCGCCAACGCCTGGTTCCGGGCGCAGAGCGCGCTGACCGCCCGCGCCCGCGCCGAGGCGTTCGTCAGCCAGGTGAGCGGCGGCAGGCTGCGCGAGCTGGTGCGCAACCCGTTGCTGGCCACCATCACCGCCATCGCGCACACCCTCGAACCCCACCGGGAACTGCCGCGCAGCACCGCCAGCCTCTACCAGCGCTTCATGGACTACCTGCTCACCGACGAGACCAGCGGGCGACGCACCCGCGACGAGTTGCGCCGCACCCTCGAACACACCCCGGACCGGCTCGCCCTCGCCATCTGGATGGACGACCACCGCGTCGACCTCATCGAGGCCTTGGCCGTGGTGCGCCTGGACACCGACACCCCGCTGTGGGACGCGGCCCGCGACTGGGTCCTCGCCAACCAGACCGCCGTGCCGCGGCCGCCCGCGGACTGGGAGGAGGACATGCGCGCGGTCCTGGCCAGCAGCGGCGTGTTCGTCCGCACCGAGGACACACTGCGCTTCTCCCACCAGTCCTTCGCCGAGTTCATCGCCGCCCGCAACCACGCCCGCGCCATCGACCCCGCTTTCACCGCGATGGACGATTGGATCGAGCGCGGCCTGCGCCCGTCCACACAGGACTACGCGCTGTTCACGTTCGTGCTGTGGGGAAGCCAGGGCAACGACCTCACCCTGGTGCTGCGCGAGCTGCTCGCCAAGGGAACCGACCACGTCGTCCTCGCGGGCAAGCTGCTGACCGGCGACCTCCCGGTCGACCGGGACATCACCACCGAGATCGTCGACCGCCTCGTCGACGCGCTGCTGCTCTCGCGCCTGGCTGAGGACCCGCAACGGTTGATGGCCAAGCTCCGCGGTGTGCTGGCCGCGATCGGGGTCCACCAAGACGTTGTCGTGCAACGGTTGCGTCGGGTGCGGGAGAACACCGACCTGGTGCCCTACATCCGGATCGAAGCCGTGGTCGCGGTGGGCGTGCTCGACGACCGGGATGCCGCACTCGCCTGGCTCGAAGATCAAGCCATCGGGGCCGAACCCGATGTCCTGCTGCACATCTGCGCCGGGATCGAAGCGCTGGAGGCCGACAGCGGACCCAGGATCGAACGGCTGGTGACCCGGCTGGCCAGCGGCTCGGCACCGGACTACGTGGTCACCATGGCGCACATCGCGATGCTCGCCGACGCCGAAAGGACGGCCGCGGCCGCCGAGTTGGCCACCGAGCTCGTCGCGGCGATCCGCGCGGATCCGCGCACCGCCGCCGATCCCGATGTGGTCCCGCGCCGCAGTTCGGCGGAGCCGGGAGTGCTGCGGTTCCGCGATTCCTGGGCGGACTGGGTCATCGACACCGGCACGCACACCTGGGCGGGGCTCGCCGAACTGCTGGGCCGGGTCGGCCTGAGCGAGGACGCCGCGTGGGCCGCGCGCAACGCACTGGCCGTCGACAGCACGGCGGACGAGTTCGCCGAGGCGGCGAGAGTCCTGCTGGCTGCGCAAGGGCGCGACGCGGTCGCCCTCTTGGTCGAGTCCGCCGCGACACGTCCGGCTGCCCACGTACTTGGCTGCGCCGAAGCGATCCGCGAGCACAGCCCCGAAGACGCCGCGGCACTGGCCAGGTCCTGCCTCAACCACTCGGTGGACGTGGCGGAGATGAGGCAGGCGGTCGCCCTCGTCCTTGCGGCCGGGACAGCACCGGAATCGCTTGTGGCAGAGGTGCTCGCGTGGCCCCTCTCGCTTGAACACCGCATGTTCTTCGGCGATGCCCTCGCCACGCGCGGACAGGCCGCCCTGGCCCGTCCGTTCTTGCGCGATCTGATCGCAGAGCCGTCGATGACGAAGTACGACTACTGGTGGGCGGTGCGCACGCTGCTGAAGGTCGGCGACGAGTCCGACCGGGCGATCGTGCTGGAGGACGCCCTGGGCAGGTCACCCGCCCTCATCGCGCAGGCGGCGCCTTTGCTGCACCGCGAAGGTATGTCCGACCAGGCGGCAGACCTGGTTCGGCGCGTGGTCGACGGCAAGCCCGAGCCGCGTGTTCTCCTGGAGGCGCACCTGGACTTCGGGTCGGACGCGCCTGAGCGCACGAGGGCGGACCTGCTTGACGCGGTACTCGCTCAGCTGCACCTCTGTTCCTGCGACGAACTTCGGAAGCTGGCGGCGGGCCTGCACGAAGACGGGCGGCACGACGAGGCGGCGGGCGTTTTCCGCAAGGCGCTCGGCTACGCCATGAACATCGAGGACAGCGCGCTGGCCGACATCGCCGAGTCCTGGCTGGAGGTCTATGGCGTGCGCGGCGCCGACGAGCTCGTGGTCGAGGTGCTCAAGCGAGACCTCCCCGCCCAACTCCGGCTCGATGTCGCGCGACAGGTCGCCGAGTTCGGCCTGCTACCGCAGGCGGTGCGGCTCTGGACCGACATCGCCGTGCACCACGGTCACCAGGCGGGATCGGGCATCGCCGCCGCCGAACTGCTTGTGCGTACCGGGCATAGGTCCACAGTGGATGAAGCGCTCGCGGACATGTTGGCGCAGGGCGGGTTCTCCGCTGCTGCACGGACGCGGTTGGGCGCGGTGCGGGCGTGGGTAGCCGCTACCGCGCAGGACCCGGGTGGGGGAGAACCCACCCGGGGCCGGGCGGATCAGTAG